In Persicimonas caeni, a single window of DNA contains:
- a CDS encoding tetratricopeptide repeat protein, which translates to MADQQNQLLSSDKFLALANRAGLTLSEADLAQLTRRNLVRAHEVSETREKLFHPLHLYLLVRYFEAVRPVRHPWTTVAPELTLQDIAERARQYRDVVSKLVAEEPVHCDALVDEIRDYAQSLDPFGPLASVVGQLRAEALTSLRGDGALYVQLIELVEHLSDASVPEDTDESVDVSDDSDADDAPEEAVDVAEAVELADDPAVTQQMVLEEESEAFEPEPIEESEAFEPELIEESEAFEPEPIEESEPAFEPEPIEEPEPGAEDENAGRNPFTRESSEVTTRTKDLQSRLDRLRSHDKEVARKRGQTPDEPVDSVGADEAEVSDDSADDLHSRIGELNRLREQYLAEQRWEDLADLYEEGIELFVDPVERQQVFLTLAMVYELKLKRLSPAFDRFVAAYLEEGTQAGKEKAFEGLQRLGRQPAIEQRYVEFLEEQLAGGELGQLPDEIFEPMAVRAARHHADLGEVGLAMEYYERVLDRLPEHEVAFHSLAQLYEDAGRMARLLELYETKVARLGKDAPTSLRSELARVENMVGAASAVD; encoded by the coding sequence GTGGCTGACCAACAAAACCAACTATTGTCGTCCGACAAATTTCTCGCCCTGGCGAATCGAGCCGGGCTGACGCTGTCCGAGGCCGATCTCGCACAGCTGACTCGCCGGAACCTGGTGCGTGCGCACGAGGTGAGCGAGACGCGCGAAAAGCTCTTCCACCCGCTGCACCTCTATCTACTGGTCCGTTATTTCGAAGCCGTGCGTCCCGTACGTCATCCGTGGACGACCGTGGCTCCGGAGCTGACGCTCCAAGATATCGCCGAGCGCGCCCGTCAGTATCGGGACGTGGTCAGCAAGCTCGTGGCCGAAGAGCCTGTGCATTGCGACGCGCTCGTCGACGAAATCCGCGACTACGCCCAGAGCCTCGATCCGTTCGGGCCGCTCGCCTCGGTGGTTGGTCAACTGCGGGCCGAAGCCCTCACTTCGCTTCGAGGTGACGGGGCGCTTTATGTGCAACTCATCGAGCTTGTCGAGCATCTTAGCGACGCCTCCGTTCCGGAAGATACCGATGAGTCGGTCGATGTGTCAGACGACTCTGACGCCGACGACGCGCCCGAGGAAGCTGTCGACGTGGCGGAGGCCGTCGAATTGGCAGACGATCCTGCGGTGACCCAGCAGATGGTGCTCGAGGAGGAGTCCGAGGCTTTCGAACCCGAGCCGATCGAGGAGTCCGAGGCTTTCGAACCCGAGCTTATCGAGGAGTCCGAGGCTTTCGAGCCCGAGCCGATCGAGGAGTCTGAGCCAGCTTTCGAACCCGAGCCGATCGAGGAGCCCGAGCCGGGCGCCGAGGATGAAAACGCGGGGCGAAACCCGTTTACCCGTGAGAGCTCCGAGGTCACGACGCGCACCAAGGATCTGCAGAGTCGGCTCGACCGGCTACGAAGCCACGACAAAGAGGTTGCGCGAAAGCGCGGCCAGACGCCGGACGAGCCGGTCGATTCCGTCGGCGCTGATGAGGCCGAGGTGTCCGATGATTCGGCTGACGACCTGCACTCTCGCATCGGTGAGCTCAACAGGCTTCGCGAGCAGTACTTGGCCGAGCAGCGCTGGGAAGACCTGGCCGATTTGTACGAGGAGGGCATCGAGCTTTTTGTCGATCCGGTCGAGCGCCAGCAGGTCTTCTTGACGCTGGCGATGGTCTACGAACTCAAACTCAAGCGGTTGTCGCCCGCCTTCGATAGGTTCGTGGCTGCGTATCTCGAAGAGGGAACACAGGCTGGCAAAGAGAAAGCGTTCGAAGGATTACAGCGTCTTGGTCGCCAGCCGGCGATCGAACAGCGCTATGTCGAGTTTCTCGAGGAGCAGCTTGCCGGCGGCGAGCTGGGCCAGTTGCCCGACGAAATCTTCGAGCCGATGGCGGTTCGCGCCGCGCGTCACCACGCTGATTTGGGCGAAGTAGGATTGGCGATGGAGTATTACGAGCGTGTCCTCGATCGGCTGCCCGAACACGAAGTGGCGTTTCACAGCCTCGCTCAGCTGTACGAAGACGCCGGGCGCATGGCCAGACTCTTGGAACTATACGAAACCAAAGTCGCCCGACTTGGCAAGGATGCTCCGACGTCATTGCGCTCGGAGCTCGCTCGGGTTGAAAACATGGTCGGTGCGGCCTCAGCGGTCGACTGA
- the truD gene encoding tRNA pseudouridine(13) synthase TruD, whose translation MKVTDRPYLTAGLPGIGGEIKCEIDDFEVEEVPLYEPGGDGQHAYVWLEKRGVPGGKLVSMLAAHFGVKKRDIGTAGIKDKHAVTRQWVSLPFHELEQDEPSDLVGPVVDGVEVLEARLHRNKLRTGHLEGNRFQVVVRNFDVPADEALERAQAVLEVLGAKGMPNYFGLQRFGNGGSTLELGVGYLKGDADAKRRLKRNHFLRRLSVSAVQSELFNRVLAARIDRELLWTLFDGDVVKKTDTGGVFVVPTDEFEETQARLDRGELVTTGPLPGPRMIAPERDGKVFEDEVLSSAEVDDRDFARHKKLAPGARRPLLVDVGEPSVRIETRDGQEVLVVGFFLPSGTYATVLLREITKHADLVEA comes from the coding sequence ACGGCCGGACTGCCTGGCATCGGCGGCGAAATCAAATGCGAGATCGACGACTTCGAAGTCGAGGAGGTTCCGCTATATGAGCCGGGCGGCGATGGGCAGCACGCCTATGTGTGGCTCGAAAAACGAGGCGTGCCCGGGGGCAAGCTCGTCTCGATGCTCGCCGCACACTTTGGCGTCAAGAAACGAGATATTGGCACCGCCGGTATCAAAGACAAGCATGCAGTCACGCGTCAGTGGGTTTCGCTGCCGTTTCACGAACTCGAACAGGACGAGCCGAGCGACCTCGTGGGGCCGGTGGTCGACGGCGTCGAGGTGCTCGAGGCCCGTCTGCATCGCAACAAGCTTCGAACGGGACACTTGGAGGGGAACCGCTTTCAGGTCGTCGTGCGCAATTTCGACGTGCCCGCAGACGAGGCGCTCGAACGAGCGCAGGCAGTGCTCGAGGTGCTCGGTGCCAAGGGAATGCCCAATTATTTCGGCCTGCAGCGTTTTGGCAACGGCGGCTCGACCCTCGAACTCGGAGTCGGCTACCTCAAAGGCGACGCCGACGCCAAACGTCGCCTCAAGCGCAACCACTTTCTGCGCCGCCTGTCCGTGAGTGCCGTTCAAAGTGAGCTGTTCAATCGCGTGCTGGCCGCGCGCATCGACCGTGAGTTGCTGTGGACACTCTTCGACGGCGACGTGGTCAAGAAGACGGACACTGGCGGTGTTTTTGTGGTGCCCACCGACGAGTTCGAAGAGACGCAGGCTCGCCTCGACCGCGGCGAGCTTGTGACCACCGGGCCGCTTCCAGGGCCGCGTATGATCGCGCCCGAGCGTGACGGCAAGGTCTTCGAAGACGAAGTGCTGAGCAGTGCGGAGGTCGACGACCGCGACTTCGCGCGACACAAGAAGCTCGCCCCGGGCGCGCGCCGTCCGCTGCTGGTCGACGTGGGGGAGCCGAGCGTGCGCATCGAGACCCGCGATGGCCAAGAAGTGCTGGTGGTTGGCTTTTTTCTTCCATCAGGCACCTATGCCACTGTATTATTGCGGGAGATCACCAAGCATGCCGATCTCGTCGAAGCATGA